A genomic stretch from Caulobacter sp. FWC2 includes:
- a CDS encoding metalloregulator ArsR/SmtB family transcription factor: MKLTAEQVVEVLRAAGESTRLRLLALLAAEELSVLELCRILDQSQPRVSRHLKLLAEAGLVERFPDGAWVFYRLAAKSPGRFLVEQALDLIDDTDPIVRLDADKLSAVRAERSTDAQAYFARNAARWNEIRSLYVDEAEVEAAILRAAGDGPFDEMVDLGAGAGRMLTLLGKRVSNALGLDLSQQMLNIARDEVTKAGLASCELRHGDIFRTGLPGGCADLVTVHQVLHYLTDPANAVAEAARLVTPGGLLLIADFAPHDHEFLREVHQHRRLGFDDVEIVTWLQAAGLALESNIALPPATDEGLTVKIWTARRPVAAVAERNAA, encoded by the coding sequence ATGAAGCTCACCGCCGAACAGGTTGTCGAAGTGCTGCGCGCCGCCGGCGAATCGACGCGGCTGCGCCTGCTGGCGCTGCTGGCGGCCGAAGAGCTGTCGGTGCTTGAGCTGTGCCGAATCCTCGATCAGAGCCAGCCGCGCGTCTCGCGGCACCTGAAGCTCCTGGCCGAAGCCGGCCTGGTCGAGCGCTTCCCGGATGGGGCCTGGGTGTTCTACCGCCTGGCCGCCAAGTCGCCGGGCCGCTTCCTTGTGGAGCAAGCGCTTGACCTGATCGACGACACCGATCCGATCGTGCGCCTGGACGCCGACAAGCTGTCGGCCGTGCGCGCCGAACGCTCGACCGACGCCCAGGCCTATTTCGCCCGCAACGCCGCGCGCTGGAACGAAATCCGCTCGCTGTATGTCGACGAGGCCGAGGTCGAGGCGGCGATCCTGCGCGCAGCGGGGGACGGGCCGTTTGACGAGATGGTCGACCTGGGCGCTGGCGCGGGCCGTATGCTGACCTTGCTGGGCAAGCGCGTCAGCAACGCCCTGGGCCTGGACCTGTCGCAGCAGATGCTGAACATCGCCCGCGACGAGGTGACCAAGGCGGGCCTGGCCAGTTGCGAGCTGCGTCACGGCGACATCTTCCGCACCGGCCTGCCGGGCGGCTGCGCCGATCTGGTCACCGTCCACCAGGTCCTGCACTACCTGACCGACCCCGCCAATGCCGTGGCCGAGGCCGCGCGGCTGGTCACGCCCGGCGGCCTGTTGCTGATCGCCGACTTCGCCCCGCATGACCACGAGTTCCTGCGCGAGGTGCACCAGCACAGGCGCCTGGGCTTCGACGACGTTGAGATCGTCACCTGGCTGCAGGCCGCTGGCCTTGCGCTGGAAAGCAATATCGCCCTGCCGCCGGCCACCGACGAGGGGCTGACCGTCAAGATCTGGACGGCCCGTCGACCCGTCGCCGCCGTGGCCGAGAGGAACGCCGCATGA
- a CDS encoding 2-hydroxyacid dehydrogenase has protein sequence MPDSTLAKPPVDKPHILLSHEMLLPLQPLLESAYEVHRLWDYPDRMVFFEGPGRRVRAIVHAGEFALSRDMLSEMPQLGLIACVSVGYDGVDVPWCKAHGIAVTHSTGLNAADVADHAVGLVLAAWRGIVEGDQRLRSGHWTHAERMAPRHGLRGRKVGIVGLGHIGEAVARRLQAFEMKVAWWGPRPKESDYPRADSLLALARDSEILVVCSRSDASNHHLINRAVIEAVGPQGLIVNVARGALIDEEALIEALKTGALGMAALDVFAQEPTPAARWADVPHTVLTPHSAGATLDSIPAMVSLTLENLRRYFHGEPLATPVAA, from the coding sequence ATGCCGGATTCCACCCTCGCGAAGCCGCCTGTCGACAAGCCCCACATCCTGCTCTCGCACGAGATGCTGCTGCCCTTGCAGCCGCTGCTTGAGAGCGCCTACGAGGTTCACCGGTTGTGGGACTATCCCGACAGGATGGTGTTCTTCGAGGGGCCGGGCCGCCGGGTGCGCGCCATCGTTCACGCAGGCGAGTTCGCGCTAAGCCGCGACATGCTCTCGGAGATGCCGCAACTGGGGCTGATCGCCTGTGTCAGCGTCGGCTATGACGGCGTCGACGTGCCCTGGTGCAAGGCACACGGCATCGCCGTCACCCATTCCACCGGCCTGAACGCCGCCGACGTCGCCGACCATGCAGTAGGCCTCGTGCTGGCGGCCTGGCGGGGCATCGTCGAGGGTGACCAACGCCTGCGCTCTGGCCACTGGACTCATGCCGAGCGGATGGCGCCGCGTCACGGCCTGCGCGGCCGCAAGGTCGGCATCGTCGGCCTGGGCCATATTGGCGAGGCCGTCGCCCGCCGCCTGCAGGCCTTCGAGATGAAGGTCGCCTGGTGGGGGCCGCGCCCCAAGGAGAGCGATTATCCTCGCGCCGACAGCCTGCTGGCCCTGGCCCGCGACAGCGAGATCCTGGTGGTCTGCTCGCGCTCGGACGCCTCCAACCATCACCTGATCAACAGGGCGGTCATAGAGGCGGTCGGGCCGCAGGGGCTGATCGTCAATGTCGCGCGGGGCGCCCTGATCGACGAGGAAGCCCTGATCGAGGCGCTGAAGACCGGCGCGCTGGGCATGGCGGCCCTCGACGTCTTTGCGCAGGAGCCGACCCCGGCCGCGCGCTGGGCGGACGTACCGCACACCGTGCTGACCCCGCACTCTGCCGGCGCGACTCTGGACAGCATCCCGGCCATGGTCAGCCTGACGCTTGAGAACCTGCGCCGCTACTTCCACGGCGAGCCACTGGCGACGCCGGTCGCGGCCTAA
- the lepB gene encoding signal peptidase I codes for MTDIPSPDTAPTSASAWREFVEILRTVGFALAIALTLRVVIFQPFTIPSSSMEPGLVTGDYIVVSKSSYGWSRASFPLNPPLFKGRFLERTAQRGDVVVFRLPRDPSQTWIKRVIGLPGDRIRVRSGQVFVKGVAIPQTPMGMTQDHDAPDRTVLRVGERTPNGRAYVTYDGGPGQPGDDTGVYVVPAGQYFVMGDNRDNSLDSRFAPSDGGVGLLPAENLVGRAKFVLVSWRQGASLFKPWTWLDLQWDRLLKPIR; via the coding sequence ATGACCGACATCCCCTCCCCCGACACCGCCCCGACCTCGGCCAGCGCCTGGCGCGAGTTTGTCGAAATCCTTCGCACCGTGGGCTTCGCGCTGGCCATAGCGCTGACCTTGCGGGTCGTGATCTTCCAGCCTTTCACCATTCCCTCGTCCTCGATGGAGCCGGGACTGGTGACCGGCGACTACATCGTGGTCTCCAAGTCGTCGTATGGCTGGAGCCGGGCCTCGTTCCCGCTCAATCCGCCGCTGTTCAAGGGTCGGTTCCTGGAGCGCACGGCCCAGCGCGGCGACGTGGTGGTGTTTCGCCTGCCGCGCGATCCCTCGCAGACCTGGATCAAGCGCGTGATCGGCCTGCCGGGAGATCGTATCCGCGTGCGAAGCGGACAGGTCTTCGTCAAAGGCGTGGCCATTCCCCAGACGCCGATGGGCATGACCCAGGACCATGACGCGCCGGACCGCACCGTCCTGCGAGTGGGCGAGCGGACGCCGAACGGCCGCGCCTATGTCACCTATGACGGCGGCCCCGGCCAGCCGGGCGACGACACCGGCGTTTATGTGGTGCCGGCGGGCCAGTATTTCGTGATGGGCGACAACCGCGACAACTCGCTGGACAGCCGCTTCGCCCCATCAGACGGCGGCGTCGGCCTGCTGCCGGCCGAAAACCTGGTGGGCCGGGCGAAGTTCGTGCTGGTGTCCTGGCGACAGGGCGCGTCGCTGTTCAAGCCTTGGACCTGGCTGGACCTGCAGTGGGACCGGCTGCTGAAGCCGATACGTTAG
- a CDS encoding helix-turn-helix domain-containing protein, with the protein MPGHAVRGSETGRPIMAALDLLGRRGALRIVWELREGRVLTFRALQAAAELPPGTLNTRLAELRAADVVSTEEGYRLSARGGLLIAALWPLLEWSEAWARDLDVSAS; encoded by the coding sequence TTGCCCGGGCATGCCGTCCGTGGCTCGGAGACCGGCAGGCCGATCATGGCGGCGCTGGACCTGCTGGGCCGGCGCGGGGCGCTAAGGATCGTCTGGGAGCTTCGCGAGGGCCGCGTGCTGACCTTCCGCGCGCTGCAAGCGGCGGCTGAACTGCCCCCGGGAACGCTGAACACGCGCTTGGCCGAGCTGCGCGCCGCGGATGTGGTGTCGACCGAGGAAGGCTATCGGCTCAGCGCGCGGGGCGGCCTGCTGATCGCGGCGCTTTGGCCCTTGCTCGAATGGTCCGAGGCCTGGGCGCGGGACCTGGACGTCAGCGCTTCTTGA
- the metF gene encoding methylenetetrahydrofolate reductase [NAD(P)H] translates to MTLPPTRRVIGPVARAGERSYRPRVSFEFFPPKTPAMEESLWQAITRLAPLDPAFVSVTYGAGGSTRERTHRTVKRILDETNLKPAAHLTCVGASRDEVDEVIREYWETGVRHIVSLRGDPPPGEGGIGGVYVPRADGYANATELTKALRGIAPFEVLVGVYPEKHPESPSLEHDIDVLKQKVDAGATLGISQFFFDLDAFLRYVDKVRAAGITIPIVPGIMPVTNFAGLKKMAAACQTAIPSWLGNLFDGLEHDAETRRLIACSVAAEMCAKLQEQGFEDFHFYTLNRADLVYAICRVLGVRETAPAPAEAAA, encoded by the coding sequence ATGACCCTTCCGCCCACCCGCCGCGTGATCGGTCCCGTCGCCCGCGCCGGCGAGCGCTCCTATCGTCCGCGCGTCTCGTTCGAGTTCTTCCCGCCCAAGACCCCGGCGATGGAGGAGAGCCTGTGGCAGGCGATCACCCGCCTGGCCCCGCTGGATCCGGCTTTCGTGTCGGTGACCTACGGCGCCGGCGGCTCGACCCGCGAGCGTACGCACCGCACCGTCAAGCGCATCCTGGACGAGACCAATCTCAAGCCCGCCGCCCACCTGACCTGCGTCGGCGCTAGCCGCGACGAAGTCGACGAGGTGATCCGCGAGTACTGGGAGACGGGCGTGCGCCATATCGTCTCGCTGCGCGGCGACCCGCCTCCGGGCGAGGGCGGGATCGGCGGGGTCTATGTCCCGCGCGCCGACGGCTACGCCAACGCCACCGAGCTCACCAAGGCCCTGCGCGGCATCGCGCCGTTCGAGGTGCTGGTTGGCGTCTATCCGGAGAAGCACCCGGAAAGCCCGTCGCTGGAGCATGACATCGACGTGCTGAAGCAGAAGGTCGACGCTGGCGCGACGCTGGGCATCAGCCAGTTCTTCTTCGATCTGGACGCCTTCCTGCGTTACGTCGACAAGGTCCGCGCTGCGGGGATCACCATCCCGATCGTGCCGGGGATCATGCCGGTGACCAACTTCGCGGGTCTGAAGAAGATGGCCGCGGCCTGCCAGACGGCGATCCCGTCGTGGTTGGGCAACCTGTTCGACGGTCTGGAGCATGACGCTGAAACCCGCCGCCTGATCGCCTGCTCGGTCGCCGCCGAGATGTGCGCCAAGCTGCAGGAACAGGGGTTCGAGGACTTCCACTTCTACACCCTGAACCGGGCCGATCTGGTCTATGCGATCTGCCGCGTGCTGGGCGTTCGCGAGACCGCGCCGGCCCCGGCGGAGGCCGCCGCATGA
- a CDS encoding DUF4431 domain-containing protein yields the protein MPLLVAALTVAACLSHTGRQSLDGVLVAHTFAGPPNFESIKDGDRPERYWLLRLPKPICVADDPSDPDMGAGAQGVREIQLILKAEDFDRYRPLLGKPVTAEGDFMSAISGHHHTPILLQGATLKKR from the coding sequence ATGCCGCTCCTCGTCGCCGCCCTGACCGTAGCCGCCTGCCTGTCGCATACGGGGCGCCAAAGCCTCGACGGCGTGCTGGTCGCTCACACTTTCGCCGGTCCACCGAACTTCGAGTCCATCAAGGATGGCGATCGCCCGGAGCGCTACTGGCTGCTGCGCCTGCCGAAGCCGATCTGTGTCGCTGACGACCCGTCCGATCCGGACATGGGCGCTGGCGCTCAGGGCGTGCGCGAGATCCAGCTGATATTAAAGGCCGAGGACTTCGACCGCTACCGGCCGCTGCTGGGCAAGCCGGTCACGGCGGAGGGCGACTTCATGAGCGCTATCAGCGGCCACCACCACACGCCGATCCTCCTCCAGGGCGCGACGCTCAAGAAGCGCTGA
- the blaCAU gene encoding CAU/MBL1b family subclass B3 metallo-beta-lactamase: MKRTLIALAFAVAAVAAPAAHADNSNWTKPIRPYRVVGNIYYVGSEGLSAWLITSSQGHVLLDSGPSAEGAKLIERNIATLGFQLADVKILINTHAHFDHAGGLAQLKADIPTAKVWASRADEPALEKGQHFGDNDNGLTPFPAVKVDKGFGDGAKLKLGETALIAHLTPGHTIGCTTWTTQVTEKGRPLNVTFPCSLSVAGNQLIGNKTYRDIVADYRASFAAMRAIPTDVMLPSHEEQGDLLAKRQKLLRGDPNAFVDPTELSRFVDAYEGQFNQELARQQAAAPGVKR; the protein is encoded by the coding sequence ATGAAACGCACCCTGATCGCCCTGGCCTTCGCCGTGGCCGCCGTCGCGGCCCCGGCGGCGCACGCTGACAACAGCAACTGGACTAAGCCGATCCGCCCGTACCGCGTGGTCGGCAACATCTACTATGTCGGCTCCGAGGGGCTGTCGGCCTGGCTGATCACCTCGTCGCAGGGTCACGTGCTGTTGGACAGCGGCCCCTCGGCCGAGGGCGCCAAGCTGATCGAGCGCAATATCGCCACCCTGGGCTTCCAGCTGGCCGACGTTAAGATCCTGATCAACACCCACGCCCACTTCGACCACGCCGGCGGTCTGGCCCAGCTGAAGGCCGACATTCCGACCGCCAAGGTCTGGGCCTCGCGCGCCGACGAACCGGCCCTGGAGAAGGGGCAGCACTTCGGCGACAACGACAATGGCCTGACGCCGTTTCCGGCCGTGAAGGTCGACAAGGGCTTCGGCGACGGGGCGAAGCTGAAGCTGGGCGAGACCGCGCTGATCGCCCACCTGACGCCGGGCCATACGATCGGCTGCACCACCTGGACGACGCAGGTGACCGAGAAGGGCCGTCCGCTGAACGTGACGTTCCCGTGCTCACTGTCGGTGGCCGGCAACCAGCTGATCGGTAACAAGACCTACCGCGACATCGTCGCCGACTATCGCGCGAGCTTCGCGGCGATGCGCGCCATCCCGACCGACGTCATGCTGCCCAGCCACGAGGAGCAGGGCGACCTGCTGGCCAAGCGCCAGAAGCTGCTGCGGGGCGACCCCAACGCCTTCGTCGACCCGACCGAGCTCTCCCGCTTTGTCGACGCCTATGAAGGCCAGTTCAACCAGGAACTGGCGCGCCAGCAGGCCGCCGCTCCCGGAGTAAAGCGATGA
- the ettA gene encoding energy-dependent translational throttle protein EttA: MAQQYIFQMQGLTKAYPGGKKVFENIWLSFYSDAKIGVVGVNGSGKSTLLKVMAGLDQEFSGEAKAAEGIRRGYLPQEPVLDPTLDVWGNVIADCEDKQIFDKYNALAAQLGEEYTDELMEEMTKLQEIIDARDLWDIDSKVEMAIDALRCPPNDANIESLSGGEKRRIALARLLLSKPDIMLLDEPTNHLDAESVAWLQHHLENFPGCVILVTHDRYFLDQVTKWTLELDRGKGIPYEGNYSGWLEQKQKRVVQEQSESESRQRALTRELEWVRSSPKARQSKSKARLASYEEMVAAQENARAAQTHAHIQIPPGPRLGNLVLEVEGLEKEYGDKVLFKDLSFRLPPNGIVGVIGPNGAGKSTLFKLITGREQPDNGTVKVGETVKLSYVDQSRDALDPNKTIWQEISGGTDVMIVGKREINSRAYVGSFNFKGGDQQKKVGLLSGGERNRVHLAKTLATGGNLLLLDEPTNDLDIETLQALEEALEEFAGCAVVISHDRWFLDRLATHILAFEGDSHVEWFEGNFEMYEEDKKRRLGADSLIPKRIKFQKFAR; the protein is encoded by the coding sequence ATGGCGCAGCAATATATTTTCCAGATGCAGGGCCTGACCAAGGCCTATCCCGGCGGCAAGAAGGTCTTCGAGAACATCTGGCTGTCGTTCTATTCCGACGCCAAGATCGGCGTGGTCGGCGTCAACGGCTCGGGTAAGTCGACCCTGCTGAAGGTGATGGCCGGCCTGGACCAGGAGTTTTCGGGCGAGGCCAAGGCCGCCGAGGGCATCCGCCGCGGCTACCTCCCGCAGGAGCCGGTGCTGGACCCGACGCTCGACGTCTGGGGCAACGTCATCGCCGACTGCGAAGACAAGCAGATCTTCGACAAGTACAACGCCCTCGCGGCTCAGCTCGGTGAGGAATACACCGATGAGTTGATGGAGGAGATGACCAAGCTCCAGGAGATCATCGACGCCCGCGACCTGTGGGACATCGATTCCAAGGTCGAGATGGCCATCGACGCCCTGCGCTGCCCGCCGAACGACGCCAACATCGAAAGCCTGTCGGGCGGTGAAAAGCGCCGCATCGCCCTGGCGCGCCTGCTGCTCAGCAAGCCCGACATCATGCTGCTCGACGAACCGACCAACCACCTGGACGCCGAGTCGGTGGCCTGGCTGCAGCACCACCTGGAAAACTTCCCGGGCTGCGTCATCCTGGTGACCCACGATCGCTACTTCCTGGATCAGGTCACCAAGTGGACCCTGGAACTCGATCGCGGCAAGGGCATCCCCTACGAGGGCAACTACTCCGGCTGGCTGGAGCAGAAGCAGAAGCGCGTCGTCCAGGAGCAGTCGGAATCCGAATCCCGCCAGCGCGCGCTCACCCGCGAACTGGAATGGGTCCGCAGCTCGCCGAAGGCCCGTCAGTCCAAGTCGAAGGCCCGTCTGGCCAGCTACGAGGAAATGGTCGCCGCGCAGGAAAACGCCCGCGCCGCCCAGACCCACGCCCACATCCAGATCCCGCCCGGTCCGCGCCTGGGCAACCTGGTGCTGGAAGTCGAGGGCCTGGAAAAGGAATACGGCGACAAGGTGCTGTTCAAGGACCTGTCGTTCCGCCTGCCGCCGAACGGCATCGTCGGCGTCATCGGTCCGAACGGCGCCGGCAAGTCGACCCTGTTCAAGCTGATCACCGGCCGCGAGCAGCCCGACAACGGCACGGTCAAGGTCGGCGAGACGGTCAAGCTTTCGTACGTCGACCAGTCGCGCGACGCGCTCGACCCGAACAAGACCATCTGGCAGGAGATCAGCGGCGGCACCGACGTGATGATCGTCGGCAAGCGCGAGATCAACAGCCGCGCCTATGTCGGTTCGTTCAACTTCAAGGGCGGCGACCAGCAGAAGAAGGTCGGCCTGCTGTCGGGCGGTGAGCGCAACCGCGTCCACCTGGCCAAGACCCTGGCCACCGGCGGCAACCTGCTGCTGCTCGACGAACCGACCAACGACCTGGACATCGAAACCCTGCAGGCCCTGGAAGAGGCGCTGGAGGAGTTCGCGGGCTGCGCCGTGGTCATCAGCCACGATCGCTGGTTCCTGGACCGCCTGGCGACCCACATCCTGGCCTTTGAAGGCGACAGCCACGTCGAGTGGTTCGAGGGCAACTTCGAGATGTACGAGGAAGACAAGAAGCGCCGCCTGGGCGCCGACAGCCTTATTCCCAAGCGCATCAAGTTCCAGAAGTTCGCGCGGTAG
- a CDS encoding VOC family protein codes for MAKVLGLGGIFFKVEDPTAVREWYARVLGFDVHDWGGTIFTASKGNTATWSPFAADTQYFAPSTAPFMINFVVDDIDGVLAKAAAEGVEPTGRQDEDGMGRFAWLMDPAGVKIELWEPPAADAEA; via the coding sequence ATGGCCAAGGTATTGGGTCTGGGCGGGATCTTCTTCAAGGTCGAGGATCCCACGGCTGTGCGCGAATGGTACGCGCGAGTGCTGGGCTTCGACGTCCATGACTGGGGCGGGACGATTTTCACGGCCTCCAAGGGCAACACGGCCACCTGGTCGCCTTTCGCGGCCGACACCCAGTATTTCGCGCCGTCGACCGCGCCGTTCATGATCAATTTCGTGGTCGATGATATCGATGGCGTGCTGGCCAAGGCCGCCGCCGAGGGCGTCGAGCCAACCGGCCGCCAGGACGAGGACGGCATGGGCCGTTTCGCCTGGCTGATGGACCCAGCCGGGGTTAAAATCGAGCTCTGGGAGCCCCCTGCGGCCGACGCCGAGGCATAA
- a CDS encoding TonB-dependent receptor, producing the protein MKKHALLLSAAVCALGLFANPAFAADDVKPAADAAAPTAAPATAEVDAIIVLGRGESRQVQTVNAQQVALQAAGSSPLKAIEKLPGVSFQSADAFGAYEWSTRISIRGFDQGRLGFTLDGVPLGDMNYGNYNGLHISRAIASEDIGKIELAQGAGALSTASTSNLGGTLQFFSRNPTEDFGLQANATVGSDNMHRVFGRLDTGAIEGLNGLKGYLSVAEQQADKWKGGSKQKQLQIDGKVELPLGDNGSLTAWWDHSERREQDYQDMSFDMIKRLGRDFDNFQPDWAKAVGVGAVLNNPANYAGATPLLNGGYWTGVGVNPYRAYGVDTPDDAYYAGAGIRDDDLFAATFKQKIGDNVRVDLTGYGHKNKGQGLWYTPYTVSPGYGTAGSTAAPLSIRTTEYDIDRKGLIGNLVVDLASHQISAGFWHEDNDFAQARRFYAETLSAPSRDPLDFQSNPFTTSWEYKFNTKTTTGYLQDVWSVTDAFKVNFGFKAMKVENEVKSIVGKMNGKIESKDSFLPQVGAVYSLDNGVEVFGGYTENMAAFVSAATSGPFASQNQTVVDYVAKNLKPETSKTFEGGLRLKTSRFQGVAALYHVKFDNRLDSASTAPPILGLPAVLSNVGSVTTKGVEVAGEFRMTDEWSLYGSYSYNDSKYDDDVPGAGGLVAMKTKGKDVIYTPKNLLKAELKYDNGGLYARAGLSYVGSRWYTFENDGGKVDNYTVADLTVGYRFSEDAAPMLRGLEIQGNVTNLNDEDYISTVGSGGASKADRAGTAMTLLPGAPRQAYLTIKKRF; encoded by the coding sequence ATGAAAAAGCACGCCTTGTTGCTGAGCGCCGCCGTCTGCGCGCTCGGCCTGTTCGCGAACCCGGCCTTCGCGGCTGATGATGTGAAGCCCGCCGCCGACGCCGCCGCGCCGACCGCCGCGCCCGCAACCGCGGAAGTCGACGCGATCATCGTCCTGGGCCGTGGCGAAAGCCGCCAGGTCCAGACCGTCAACGCGCAGCAGGTCGCCCTGCAGGCCGCCGGCTCCAGCCCGCTGAAGGCCATCGAAAAGCTGCCCGGCGTGTCGTTCCAGTCGGCCGACGCCTTCGGCGCGTACGAGTGGTCGACTCGCATCTCGATCCGCGGCTTCGATCAAGGTCGCCTGGGCTTCACGCTGGACGGCGTGCCGCTGGGCGACATGAACTATGGCAACTACAATGGCCTTCACATCAGCCGCGCGATCGCCAGCGAAGACATCGGCAAGATTGAGCTGGCCCAGGGCGCCGGCGCCCTGTCGACCGCCTCGACCTCGAACCTGGGCGGCACGCTGCAGTTCTTCTCGCGCAATCCCACGGAAGACTTCGGCCTCCAGGCCAACGCCACGGTCGGCTCGGACAACATGCACCGCGTGTTCGGTCGCCTGGACACCGGCGCGATCGAAGGTTTGAACGGCCTGAAGGGCTATCTCTCGGTCGCCGAGCAGCAGGCCGACAAGTGGAAGGGCGGCTCCAAGCAGAAGCAGCTGCAGATCGACGGCAAGGTCGAGCTGCCGCTGGGCGACAACGGCTCGCTGACCGCGTGGTGGGATCACTCGGAACGCCGCGAGCAGGACTACCAGGACATGTCGTTCGACATGATCAAGCGCCTGGGCCGCGACTTCGACAACTTCCAGCCCGACTGGGCCAAGGCCGTCGGCGTCGGCGCCGTGCTGAACAACCCGGCTAACTACGCCGGCGCCACGCCGCTGCTGAACGGCGGCTACTGGACCGGCGTGGGCGTGAACCCCTACCGCGCCTACGGCGTCGACACCCCGGACGACGCCTACTACGCCGGCGCCGGCATCCGTGACGACGACCTGTTCGCGGCCACCTTCAAGCAGAAGATCGGCGACAATGTCCGCGTCGACCTGACCGGCTACGGCCACAAGAACAAAGGCCAGGGCCTGTGGTACACGCCCTACACGGTCAGCCCCGGCTATGGCACGGCCGGCTCGACCGCCGCGCCGCTGTCGATCCGCACCACCGAGTACGACATCGACCGCAAGGGCCTCATCGGCAACCTGGTCGTCGACCTGGCCAGCCACCAGATCAGCGCCGGCTTCTGGCACGAGGACAATGACTTCGCCCAGGCGCGTCGCTTCTACGCCGAGACCCTGTCTGCCCCGTCGCGTGACCCGCTGGACTTCCAGTCCAACCCGTTCACCACCTCGTGGGAATACAAGTTCAACACCAAGACCACGACCGGCTACCTGCAGGACGTCTGGTCGGTGACCGACGCCTTCAAGGTCAACTTCGGCTTCAAGGCCATGAAGGTCGAGAACGAGGTCAAGTCGATCGTCGGCAAGATGAACGGCAAGATCGAGAGCAAGGACAGCTTCCTGCCCCAGGTCGGCGCCGTCTACAGCCTGGACAACGGCGTCGAAGTGTTCGGTGGCTACACCGAGAACATGGCCGCCTTCGTGTCGGCCGCGACCTCGGGTCCCTTCGCCTCGCAGAACCAGACGGTCGTCGACTACGTCGCCAAGAACCTGAAGCCGGAAACCTCGAAGACCTTCGAGGGCGGCCTGCGCCTCAAGACCAGCCGCTTCCAGGGCGTGGCGGCCCTCTACCACGTCAAGTTCGATAACCGCCTGGACAGCGCCTCGACGGCTCCGCCGATCCTGGGCCTGCCGGCCGTGCTGTCGAACGTCGGCTCGGTCACGACCAAGGGCGTCGAAGTCGCCGGCGAGTTCCGCATGACGGACGAGTGGTCGCTGTACGGCTCCTACAGCTACAACGACTCCAAGTATGACGACGACGTCCCGGGCGCCGGCGGCCTGGTGGCCATGAAGACCAAGGGCAAGGACGTGATCTACACGCCCAAGAACCTGCTGAAGGCCGAACTGAAGTACGACAACGGCGGCCTCTATGCCCGCGCCGGTCTCTCGTATGTCGGCTCGCGCTGGTACACGTTCGAGAACGACGGCGGCAAGGTCGACAACTACACGGTCGCGGACCTGACAGTCGGCTATCGCTTCAGCGAAGACGCCGCCCCGATGCTGCGCGGCCTGGAGATCCAGGGCAACGTCACCAACCTGAACGACGAGGACTACATCTCGACGGTCGGTTCGGGCGGCGCTTCCAAGGCCGACCGCGCCGGCACGGCCATGACCCTGCTGCCGGGCGCCCCGCGTCAGGCCTACCTGACGATCAAGAAGCGCTTCTAG